The Rhodovastum atsumiense genome segment CCTGGTCGATGAGACGAACGCCCTTCCCGAGCAATTGCGCGCGAACCTGCTGAGCCTGGCCATCTGGGTGAACGGCGAGACCACGCGCGCACTGCGTGAAGGTACTCCGTTGCACGACCTGGTGGAGACCAACCGCGCGGTGATGCTCGGGCTGTGCCCGCCGATGGAGGCCGAACCGGACAGCCGCAGCTGAGCACCGCCTCAGCGGACGGCCTCACCCTCATGCAGGGCGCACGCGCCCGGGAACGCCTGATGCCTCTCAAGCTCAAGCTCGGGGCCAACGAACAGCTCGTCGTCAACGGCGCAGTCATGGTCAATGGTGGCTACCGCACCACGCTGATGGTGCGCAACTTCGCCCATATCCTGCGCGAGAAGGACGTGCTGCAGGAGGATCAGGCCGATACCCCAACCAAACGGCTGTACTTCCACGTACAGGCGATGCTGCTGAAGCCACCGCCCTCGCCCGAGCTGGTGGCGGCCTACCAGGAGCAACTGGCTGCCCTGCGCCGGGCCTTCGTCCGCCCCGACAATCTCGTGGCACTGGATGAAGTGGACCGGGTGGTTACCGCCGGTGACTACTACAAGGCGCTGGTACAGTTGCAGACACTGATCGGCGTGGAGG includes the following:
- a CDS encoding flagellar biosynthesis repressor FlbT; amino-acid sequence: MPLKLKLGANEQLVVNGAVMVNGGYRTTLMVRNFAHILREKDVLQEDQADTPTKRLYFHVQAMLLKPPPSPELVAAYQEQLAALRRAFVRPDNLVALDEVDRVVTAGDYYKALVQLQTLIGVEASLLNLDPPPWRRARLGQG